Genomic DNA from Triplophysa rosa linkage group LG6, Trosa_1v2, whole genome shotgun sequence:
CAATTGCATCagttaaagaaaatattttatcttttaatcgtttatcattttttatcttttcctGCAATACAATTCATTGGTCCTCCAGtgccaaaacacatttttaaaggggtcatttgacacggctaaaacaaatattatcttttgttttagatgtaatgcaatgtgtatacacgatttaaggttcaaaaacactattttccacataccgtgcatgtttgtatctcctctctgaaacgagcagattttttacaaagctcatcgctctgaaaagcgaggtgttctatgattggccagttaactagggctgtcacgattatgaaataatcgtctcatcgcgatggtttgacctcatcgcgatggtttcagatcatcgcaattattgcacatctctatagaagacactagggggagctgtagtgcatctgcatattgcatattttagtgtatgtattgtaactaaagcatggtaatacttgtaaaatgtaccaccacaacacaatcacttaaaaaaaaaaacactaaaacatatacaaattacctgcagtacaatttaatattatttaagcaaatctcagtgtgaaaaccagtctaccaaaatttcattaacacacaagtaaagttttattgtagtcttgcaagtgagaaaaaacagactagaagcttttctatgactgatagcattttaatggtggcttcaattaaCACCTGATCAAttgacttaatttacaagtatttggtggttgtattattgacaggtaaaagccgaaaccttaaatatatgatgacccaatattttccgatgtatttccaagaaaaaaaacttggaaATTCAGaacttgtattcagaacaatatggtcgtttcaatcgctgagtcaaaaatgtatgagaattaaatgtcaaagctcaaaaacagacaattaatcgtcataaccggcaaagctcaaaaacagacaattaatcgtcataatcgtcaaagccctaaaacagacaattaatcgtcataatcgcaatgatttattagacaattaatcgccagtcaaatttcataatcgtgacagccctacagttaaccagtgcgaacatcaggttccaaaacaattgtgctgacaggtacgcccatcttacttgcgtatacatttgggcagtcttggtcaaatcataccacgaactgacgtagatttgtggggggtgtggttacacgaggcatttcaggcaggtctgggtgagcattcacttttagatagaatgcatcttttgttccaacatttttacaattttacacatccaatACATCCATGGGTAACTgataaccagtgttgggcagtaacgcgttactgtagtttgattacttttttggtaacagagtaatttaacgcgttataattcctaaaatagtaattagattatagttccaagcccaggtaactatacgttacagctgcgttacatcgttgccgttgtattgttttatcatttaaattgtaaaaagcgaaatagctttttcaaagtctggatgcctgcctgtcgcacccgcgacgtcatcaaactgaaacgtcgagtgccaggctgctatggatgttatgttttgtcagactagtttttgctgctctaacgctattatatttgttaaatgacgaagaaatcatgatagaaatatgcagaagcactagttaagatatacaagttataagaaactaaggagagactttttacattatggagtatgcaggtttagaaatactagttaacatatgaaaaaaaattaagttacaatgtcacagagtttaattattattattatttatgacaggctttaatatggaataagcagaaagaacgtattaaaataattaaagacgagatagagtagagtatgcacttcccaataaagtttagtcttgagaaggctaaagaggttattttgtgttttgaggggtgggggtagtaatgtaacgagtagtgtaactaattacttttgaaataaagtaatcagaccagtaacttgattacttttaaaaggagtaatcagtaatcagtaatttaattacatttccagagtaacttgcccaacactgctgataacacaccaaagacacagaaaaacacgtattcgcaccatatgacccctttaaagaaataaataatataattgtgTAAAGACTTgtacacaccgggacgataatcacACGCGCTTATCGCCAGCGTTTTCAGCGTTCATATccaaacgattttcactggcgatgagccaagtgaacgtgcaaattcactccctgacatagatggcgcataatgaaaaacaaaaaacaggtacacaaggtggcgcagTGCAATTTGATGCTTCAGATACTCGCCGATCACATAGAAGAATTAATCGtgcttcctcttcgtcaatATGTGCTCGGCAAGTTTTGTGCTTGAGCGGcaccaagtcgtgttttactgtaacttcagcagctccaggcacgtgaacaaaagcggcaatctcattggtcagacagtttttaacacagcatatcaaacaaaaaaaagagccAGAGGCGTTTAAAAAAGTGACGCTTTTACGCCTGCAGTTTTGCAcgtcggtgtgcacactcatattggcgccctttgtttagtcacgaggcgttaaaCATCGACAATAAACACGcacgattatcgtcccggtgtgaaCAAGCCCCAACACTGTGTATCATTGTGCCAAATTACTAAATATTctttttcactcagaaatgtgtcACACTCAACTGCTTAAAATTTTATAGGACAGAGACACATCAGAtatgaaaaaaagacaaaaagtacCCAGCATTGGCATAATGTCTGCAGTTAACGTTGCCTGCAACTGCTGCAAAAGCCAAGCATGTGCAACCTGGCTATTCAAACCAAGTCCACTTGCTTGGCCATATTAAAAACCCAATGACTTCCTAAGTATCACCATCCCTCTTCAACTAAAATCTGCCAGATGCTTGGGAATGttaatcagttttttttttagcttgACTGATGTGATCAGACAGCCCAGTAAAGTTCATATGACTGAGCTCTCATTTGGTTACAGTTGGTCAGCATCAAGCTAATCGGCTAACATGTGGCCAGTGCCGGTTAAATCTATTCGACCAGAGATTTACCTATGCTATGCATCTTCATAAACTCTACAGAAGGCCTAAAATCAACAAATAATCTAAATAATTGACAACTTCGTTCTGATCTCACATAAACAGCTCGTCTAGCTAAACTTTTACACTAGCAACACCCTAACAACAGATGTCCCTCTATGTTCAAACTGAAGATCAATATTAACACTTTTAATAATTACGACACATCCCTTCCAACATCCTTTGACTGTTTTAACTGCCATTCCCTGCAATTGGTTAttcaaatgaatgcaaagaaagGAAAACAATGCATTTCCATGAAAGGTTAATGCCCAACTACTCATTAAAGAGCCACAATAACAATGGGGGAAATAGACGAAAACATGTACAACTGACCAGGCATtacaatgaaaattattttaatgcaaTATTTGGACTGAGAAAGCAAAGCAAGCTGTCAGATTGTATAAACAAAAAGCAGTACAACAAATTTTTAAATGCGTAATGGCTCTGTAAATCTGCAAACAAAGTGATAAACACGAAACTCCCCTAAAGGTTTTCAAAGCGAAGTAATATTTAAAACTCTGCTAGGAGAAACTACTTAACCCGATCACCAACACGCGCTGAGTATCATTTAACGGTGTAACTAATGATTGTATATTATAGCATTTGACTGTAATGCTGTGTATATTGCATCTAGCTGTTGTTGCGTTGCaatttaaaagtataaaaagtaCATAATCTACTATTACACTATCTGTATTACTGTGGAATACGTGTTTACTTTATAGGCAGAGTTTTGCGAGTGCCTGCTGTTACATCGCAATTTCTCCTATGCAATTTATAAAGTATTTAGACCCCCATCGGTGCTGTATCACCGTATCTGTGTAATAAGTGTGTATCGTGCCAAATGTGTCTGGCCgatgttgcatttttattttagagtatgtgtttgtgtctgtagaCCCACATCAGTGTCACACACTCGTACCTTTAACAGCAAGGCCTTCGTTCTGGCGCCATCTTCATGAAGCCTCTGAAATCCAAACAGTGCGCTGCAAATAGAGGACAACACAGGCGGTTCCGTGTTACTTCACCTGCACCGCATTCATTTACACAGCTCTTACACGGGGGTAAGGGTTATAAAAACGAACGGAGGGTCACGATTAGAAGCAACGGGACTTTATCTGACCTGTCTATGCCTGCTAAGCGCTCCTTTTCTTGCGGCGCAAGCTTCGGAAAGTCCTCTTCGGTTTCACTCGTTTTTCCCGCCGCCATTTTCTTTTCCTCATCACCACCAGCAGCAGCGCGAGCTACAGCGGCCACCGACACTCCGCACGATTTCATAGACAAAAAACTCCAGCGAAATTATTTACGCACCGCAAGCCGAGCACCGTTTGTGTGGATCCAAACGCAAAAGACTATATGGCAAATCCTCCAGGGAAAAATATTTCCTCTAAACACCTTCTTTTCACATTGTCCTCGACATTAACAAGTCACAGTTAGCTGGTACACtaaaatgcatgcaaaacaAGCAATGTTGGGTTATACGGTAAATTGTTATTTAGTAATATCTGAAACTTCCCCCTAGTCGCCGCCTCAAACTTGTTATAATTGTGTCACTCAAGCGAACCCACGCCGCCGCCGTCGGAACGCCTCCTCTGTGATTTTGGCCAATGGCTGTTTTCGATGATGACCACGTGATTAGCCTGGTCTTGGGATCTTTTTTTCCTATAAACTTTCAAGGGGAGGGTAAATAACAAACCCTTCAACTTTACGCCAGACCTTCGCCTGCTGCAATTGGCTCACCTGGATTTATTATGATTACGTAACACTAACACGAAACGCATTATTGGACGCAGCATCTGTCTGTTAAATAACACAGGGTATAGGGATGTAGTGCACACAGTCTTCTGTAGTGCATCTTCTCATTCTTTATGATTTTATAGTGAAATATGTGCCAGTGTGACTGAAGCTAGTACAAATCCCCTTAAAATTGCACACTATTGCACAAATTTTTGCTTTAGATTTTCAGCCATTGCAAccaatctttctttctttttattacATCCCGCCCAAGTCATGGTGATAATAAAGTAATTAATACTTTTGACTTGCATCCCATCCGAAATATTAAACAGAAATTATTTACAGAATAAAAGGACTAAGAATTAAGTGAAGGATTAAATGACTCATGCACGTAATTCGTATTGATGGCAATACCCATTGGTCACTTTTTGTAAATGAAAGTGTGTGATATTGTAGggcagcatttttttttaattattacgttacaaattattttaaggAAGTCTTTTGAATAGCTGTTTTACGCAGAGCTACAGGTCTATGACGTGTGATCGCACGTAAATTGCGCAGGGTTTTACGTAAAGCTACAGCGGTCGCGACGCAAGCATTGGAACACTGCCTCATAAAATGGAGGATCGTGGAGAAGGTAAATAAATCGGCCAACCAAACGTTTTAACGAATAGTCTTGATTGACTATGTGTGCATTAAATCCTGTGTGTTATATGTAATGATATTCCATGCGTTTCCAATTTAGCATATCTTTGCTATTAGATTATTGTGATACCGGGATCTCTGACTGTAAAGTTACAGATATAATATAGCGAACAATTCCACCACTATTACTTCTTATTCGTGTCTTGCTTGCCAAATGCATGTGCTTCGGTAGATTTGAAACAAACCCTGTCCATCCTCTCACGTgatgtattttgtaataataaagCAAAAATCGAATATATGTGCTGTATGTCACAAGTGTGTTGCTGTTTAGCTTTAAATCACTACACTATATTGCAATGCAAAGATTTAAAGGAaagaacataaataataaaatatgaaattgtgaACTATTCTAATTGATTCTTTTACAAATATAGTTTCTTATGTATTCGTGTTTTGTGATCTCTGTGTGTCCCTGTTGTTTATATAAAAGAACACTTCGTTTACAATGAGTAACTTTTCACTTCACATGTAGAAGCAGAGAGTGAAGATGAATTGTATGAGGTTGTTAACATCACAGATTATGCCAGGAGGCATCAGTGGTGGAGTCGTGTTTTTGGGACTAGTACAGGACCCATTGCTGAAAAGTACTCTGTGGCTTCACAGATCATGATGGGTGGGGTGACAGGATGGTAAGTGATGGTACAGATGTAAGATCTCATGTTATTTCACATGCACAGTATAGTTAGAtgataatatttgtaaatatgctCAGATGTCAGATTAGTTTTAAAGTGTAATGTATGAGGTAAAGAAATAAATGCACACATTAACATGTCCACTCAAACGGCCTGTCCTGTAGGTGTGCTGGTTATCTCTTTCAGAGGGTTGGAAAAATTGTGGCAACTGCTGTTGGAGGAGGATTTCTTTTGTTACAAGTATGGATTATTAAACTGCACTGTATAGCATGTCTATTGTTAAGCATCCATTATGCTTCAATTTAATCTTAACcctgaaaaataatattttgtttcaGATTGCCAACCACAGTGGCTATGTGCAGGTGGACTGGAGGAAAGTGGAAAAGGATGTCAATAAAGCTAAAAAGCATTTGAAAAAAAAGGCAAACAAAGCATCTCCTGAGCTCAGTTCCTTTGTTGAAGAGGTAGGTATTGCTTAATGGTATCTTCATGTTGACTTTGTGCTTTGTCTGCTTTAGTTCAGGTGTTTCTAGTCTACTATCATGATCATGACACAAGCACACTCTGTTTACTGTGTAATTGCAAGTTCTGGTATTGAATTGTAATGTTTACCAACCTTATTGTTATGTAGTCTACAGAATTTGTGAAGAGGAATATTGTTATCTCGAGCGGATTTGTTGGAGGATTTCTGCTGGGTTTGGCATCCTAAATTAAACCTGGACCTACTGCCACTGGTTTAAATTATATTCTCCCTCATCTCAGTATCATGGAGATAAAACACTGAAATTTGATGTGTTATAAAAAGTATGGTGTGCAATGGACATTTGAAAACCATCATTGAACatattactgtaaaatgttGTTCTTAACTGTACAAAGCTCAAACATCCTAAAAAAGACATCCTGTGCCAATAActtgtttataaaaatgttgtcatgctAGGTTTTTCGTGGTTATGTTCAGTTTTTTGCTTactatttattaataatacatgaaGTTTGTTGCAAATATAACTTGCATAATGTGTCTTATATTTAGCTTTTGAGTAAATTTCAgttaatagaatagaataataCACTTTccaaaaacaagtttatatatacatttcttttagtggtgtatttttattatacagtgTAATTCACCAATGACATTCATCCATCATTCTCTATACATCTTCCCTGTTGGGGTTGCAGGGAGTGTTGGACTCTAACCCAGCTGTCTCGGGCAGAAGCAGTGAACTGCCCTGTACAGGTGGCCAAtaccaaaaacatgtttgtggaaataataaaatatgtttctgGTTACTTTTtcctgttatgtttttttttaagtgcaccCAATGTCTTTTAGATATCTGTGCCGTTTAGGCCTACCATAAGAACTTCTGAGATTGCAGATTCCTTAGTCATCCATGAGAAGCGTAAAAGGCTTGTAAGGGTGGGTTTGTATAGCCTAATTTCAACCCCTTAGGAAAATTATTCATGGTTTTATTGTAGTAAACCATGTTTTTGATGCGTTGattataatttgtattaatatagTTTTACTAcgatggttaaactatggttaataTTCTTAAGTCACTTTACAGTATGTCTAATAATAGAACAGAGTTCACAGAGTAGTGGTGCAGTTTTTATctgctgtatgttttttttttttattagaaatcgATCAAGCTAGCAATGACGCAGGTGTCAAAGCTACTTGACTGATTAGCAGCATTGACAAGGACATCAAATCGATAATAAGACAGcgtttatatgtaatttaaatcGATCAATGAGATACCGTTTATGTTTAAATTATGACTGTCTGATTTATTCCTGGTTGTCTTAATTTACATTTCATAGTCGTTATCAATCATAGGGAGGACCGGATAACGTTATGTTTATGATTGGCCTTGTTGctgatataaatgtaaatgattaacgtattttaaaatcaacgtacagaaacaaaacacttcacgTAGCTATCACGTGATCCGCGT
This window encodes:
- the fundc1 gene encoding FUN14 domain-containing protein 1, which translates into the protein MEDRGEEAESEDELYEVVNITDYARRHQWWSRVFGTSTGPIAEKYSVASQIMMGGVTGWCAGYLFQRVGKIVATAVGGGFLLLQIANHSGYVQVDWRKVEKDVNKAKKHLKKKANKASPELSSFVEESTEFVKRNIVISSGFVGGFLLGLAS